In one window of Fibrobacter sp. UWB15 DNA:
- a CDS encoding GRP family sugar transporter, with the protein MESSYIGALLAIFMFGSYMVPLKKWPNYSSWAYLSMMTLGALLSALVVAFYTGTFNVHPVGVFCGLLWVVGGAFCFWAVQAEADLAGAGVRSMGVSILASFLSGVLLFGEQSKFFLSIPAIACFLIGLSRLSPSHGGSVFKNWRSLLGGFAFGTYLIPYKLALQSGLSMTDVEFLCPFTIGIFVGSQALIAVLEIRRKKMFEYKLVPSVVTVLMGVLWTVGMHGCFWAIDVNGALGYAIGYPLTQLNLLVNLGWGVFVFGEYKTARERIKLLLATFIILAGAVLLTLSKG; encoded by the coding sequence TATATCGGAGCTTTGCTTGCCATTTTCATGTTTGGCTCCTACATGGTGCCCCTTAAAAAATGGCCGAATTATTCAAGCTGGGCATACCTTTCGATGATGACCTTGGGCGCGCTTTTGAGTGCGCTTGTCGTGGCGTTCTATACGGGCACGTTCAACGTGCACCCGGTGGGCGTGTTTTGCGGTCTCTTGTGGGTCGTGGGCGGAGCCTTCTGTTTTTGGGCGGTGCAAGCCGAGGCTGATCTTGCGGGCGCTGGCGTGCGTTCCATGGGGGTGAGCATTTTGGCTTCGTTCCTTTCGGGCGTGCTCCTGTTCGGCGAACAGTCCAAGTTCTTCCTCTCGATTCCGGCGATTGCATGCTTTTTGATCGGGCTTTCGCGCTTGTCGCCGTCGCATGGTGGTTCCGTATTCAAGAACTGGCGTTCGCTTTTGGGCGGTTTTGCCTTCGGTACGTACCTGATTCCCTATAAGCTTGCGCTACAGTCGGGCCTCTCGATGACCGATGTTGAATTCCTTTGCCCGTTTACCATCGGTATTTTTGTCGGCAGCCAGGCACTGATTGCCGTGCTTGAAATTCGCCGTAAAAAGATGTTCGAATACAAGCTTGTGCCGAGCGTTGTTACCGTTTTGATGGGTGTGCTCTGGACGGTCGGCATGCACGGCTGCTTCTGGGCTATCGATGTGAACGGCGCGCTCGGTTATGCCATCGGTTATCCGCTCACGCAGCTGAACTTGCTTGTAAACCTCGGCTGGGGCGTGTTCGTTTTCGGTGAATACAAAACGGCCCGCGAACGAATCAAGTTGCTTTTGGCGACCTTCATCATTTTAGCGGGCGCTGTTTTGCTGACCCTGTCGAAGGGCTAG